The following proteins are co-located in the uncultured Draconibacterium sp. genome:
- a CDS encoding carboxylesterase family protein, protein MKSFQKLICALPLVFFLLIGNQVFAQLKTVQVKEGKLEGNIDGKVSVFKGIPYAAPPVGELRWKAPQPAIKWEGVRKTGGYAPGSLQRSTPFQGSSAGYSEDCLYLNVWTPAKSSNEKLPVMVWIPGGGFVTGTSAIAGENMAEMGVVMVSIAYRLGVLGFMAHPELTAESKNKVSGNYGMLDQIAALKWIQDNIKAFGGDPNNVTIFGESSGGASVSILCASPLANCLFSRAISESGTSFGTVGKNGIKNLKLGEEIGIEFAKKMGCSSIEELRETDPQKWVSDPFTYMDGNFAPIVDGYVITDDQYKLYQKGEYNDISVIIGTNSDEGGLFTSFIGVPEDASDYYKTLQTNYGTFADRVLELYPGNDKAQIKFSMADIQRDRDYAWGAWAWARLQKETGNSNVFLYYFDQQQEANSMFSMFNASPPRGAWHGDEIAYIFRTLDPEKKSEADLVLSKQMAQYWVNFAKTGNPNGDKLPYWPVF, encoded by the coding sequence ATGAAATCATTTCAAAAACTTATTTGTGCTTTACCGTTGGTGTTTTTTTTACTGATAGGTAATCAGGTTTTTGCACAGCTTAAAACTGTACAGGTCAAAGAGGGAAAATTGGAAGGAAATATTGATGGAAAGGTTTCAGTTTTCAAAGGAATTCCCTATGCTGCTCCCCCTGTAGGCGAACTACGATGGAAGGCTCCGCAGCCTGCAATTAAATGGGAAGGCGTAAGAAAGACAGGAGGATATGCCCCTGGTTCCTTACAACGATCAACTCCCTTTCAGGGATCTTCGGCAGGATACTCCGAAGACTGTTTGTATCTGAACGTCTGGACACCAGCCAAATCATCCAACGAGAAACTGCCGGTAATGGTTTGGATACCCGGAGGCGGCTTTGTAACAGGTACTTCTGCAATCGCAGGTGAAAATATGGCTGAGATGGGAGTCGTTATGGTAAGTATTGCTTACCGTTTGGGTGTTTTAGGCTTTATGGCTCATCCTGAACTGACCGCCGAATCTAAAAACAAGGTATCGGGGAACTATGGTATGCTCGATCAGATTGCTGCCCTGAAATGGATACAGGATAACATTAAAGCATTTGGAGGCGACCCGAATAATGTAACCATATTCGGAGAATCTTCGGGAGGGGCTTCCGTTAGTATTTTATGTGCATCGCCACTTGCCAATTGCTTGTTTTCGCGTGCCATAAGCGAAAGTGGAACCAGTTTTGGCACTGTAGGCAAAAATGGGATAAAGAACCTGAAATTAGGAGAAGAAATCGGGATTGAATTTGCAAAAAAAATGGGATGCTCATCAATAGAGGAGTTAAGAGAAACGGACCCGCAGAAGTGGGTTTCAGATCCGTTTACATACATGGATGGAAATTTCGCACCTATCGTAGATGGATATGTTATTACAGACGATCAGTATAAACTATATCAAAAAGGTGAATATAATGATATTAGCGTAATAATAGGCACTAATTCAGATGAAGGAGGTTTGTTTACCTCCTTTATAGGCGTACCAGAAGATGCCTCGGATTATTACAAAACACTACAAACCAATTATGGGACATTCGCTGATCGCGTTTTGGAATTATATCCCGGAAATGATAAAGCGCAAATTAAATTTTCAATGGCAGATATTCAGAGGGACAGGGACTATGCCTGGGGCGCATGGGCATGGGCAAGGCTGCAAAAAGAAACAGGTAATTCCAATGTTTTTTTATACTACTTTGATCAGCAACAGGAAGCCAATAGTATGTTTAGTATGTTTAATGCATCGCCACCAAGGGGTGCCTGGCATGGCGATGAAATAGCCTACATTTTCAGAACGTTAGACCCTGAAAAAAAATCGGAAGCCGACCTTGTGCTTTCAAAGCAAATGGCTCAATACTGGGTAAATTTTGCAAAAACAGGAAATCCAAATGGTGATAAGCTGCCTTATTGGCCAGTTTTTTGA
- a CDS encoding glycoside hydrolase family 2 TIM barrel-domain containing protein, whose translation MNRIKLILLFAVVPSLIWAQPAKFLDDIYYYIQNTSVFEYNQEEGRTYFMPEKTISLNGVWKFLYSETPEGVPTDFYKSNFNDKKWGIIDVPSNWEMQGYGDQIFRNVCTPFPLKRDLYFGNMLYGKSDPGAFAVTLPNVPREYNPTGAYRKTFTVPASWDGEQVFLRMEKTASACFVWVNGEQVGYNEGAQEPAEYNITKYLKKGTNSVAVFVTKYSDGYYLEGQDYWRLAGIFDDVSIYASPNVRLFDWYVVTDLDETYTDAELSVQVDIKKYTASPTASYALKASLYDANNTLVAEMSSDKFTMGNAGKKQVELKADVVNPLKWTSETPILYTLKMELLTPNGAVLDKAEQRIGFKETLIDGDTFYLNGVAIKVNATNSHMQDADLGHAMTEDIIRKDFQILKQFNFNAVRISHYPPVNKYLELADEYGLYIIDEAGVEAHATENVCNMPEFTDMYRERVRQMVLRDRNYPCILFWSAGNESGEGKNITEVIKEGKKYDHTRYWMYGGNAFSHPAEEIIGPRYPSPLELDMRVGLGLNETDIRPSFMDEYLSVAGNAGSGLEDYWNVIESYSRTMGGAIWDFVSPGLTQQIRQLEDRSPNKVPTHLMGNNIKLVQGKTGKAVNLNGHDQWVEIYRDNALEIRGNKLTITVDVFPRKLNAGGGQIITKGSNQFGIVQRGVDSLEFYISTNASPQKKDGFQGFGEAGHSGGKYTLRTSLPDNWENNWHQITAIYDGQEMSIFIDGNKKGARPASGKILNFPFTISLGRDSEIDGAETPTYMCDAMLDNVGIFSDAVLPGNFDPEKAAIWLDFKKETNKGTFLSYGAGARNYGSIWGNREIQPEMWEMKKVGQPIVTTLLDAETGMVKVWNRNHFTDASQYKTRWFLEADGDVLQEGVLDLQLAPREKKALKIPYTKPLLKEGAEYRITVSTSLKEDKLWAKAGYEVAWDQLELPWKRNVQTEKQGSAKAAYSESANEVKVTGKGFEYTFDKSMGALSSIVVDGKEMLKSPLLVSVWRAPMANDLDSWGANTARSSNWKEGYNTYIATEFYSTGIDKTTNYPVYTDVFEADGKVYLKIRQITIFGERSEGQLDKYIFGVQYSGIENIYNYTIDGAGAITIHHVAKPQGRAPIYFPRFGLSFALDQNLHNVEWYGRGPQENYPGRKSGYKVGIYKSTVDDMYVPYLKPGDYGLRTDNRWVKMLDNEGRGLQFKVNELFNFNAYPYSTDNLTKSIYTYQLQKMDGITFNLDYATSGTGCSARGVFPAYRVYPTMYEREVTILPLIMNGDN comes from the coding sequence ATGAATCGTATAAAACTGATACTTTTATTTGCAGTAGTCCCAAGCCTGATTTGGGCACAACCGGCTAAATTTCTGGATGATATTTACTATTATATTCAAAACACTTCAGTATTTGAATATAACCAGGAGGAAGGACGAACATACTTTATGCCGGAGAAAACAATTTCGCTAAATGGAGTATGGAAGTTTTTGTACAGTGAAACACCCGAAGGCGTTCCTACCGACTTTTATAAAAGCAATTTCAATGATAAAAAGTGGGGAATCATTGACGTTCCTTCAAATTGGGAGATGCAAGGATATGGAGACCAGATTTTCAGAAATGTATGCACCCCTTTTCCTTTGAAAAGAGATTTATATTTTGGAAATATGCTTTATGGAAAATCCGATCCCGGAGCCTTTGCTGTAACCTTGCCCAATGTGCCGAGGGAGTATAACCCTACCGGCGCATACCGTAAAACTTTCACGGTGCCTGCTTCCTGGGACGGGGAGCAGGTGTTCCTTAGAATGGAAAAAACAGCTTCTGCTTGTTTTGTTTGGGTAAATGGCGAACAAGTTGGATATAACGAGGGCGCTCAGGAACCGGCAGAGTACAACATTACGAAATACCTTAAAAAAGGCACAAACTCAGTGGCTGTTTTTGTTACAAAATATTCTGATGGATATTACCTTGAAGGACAGGATTACTGGAGATTGGCAGGGATTTTTGATGATGTAAGTATTTATGCAAGCCCTAATGTCCGGTTATTTGACTGGTACGTTGTAACAGATTTGGATGAAACATATACAGATGCTGAGCTTTCAGTTCAAGTTGATATAAAAAAATATACCGCATCGCCGACTGCATCTTACGCATTAAAAGCTTCATTGTACGATGCCAACAATACGTTGGTAGCCGAAATGAGCAGTGATAAATTCACAATGGGAAATGCCGGGAAGAAACAAGTAGAACTAAAAGCAGATGTTGTAAATCCGCTGAAATGGACATCTGAAACACCCATTCTTTATACATTAAAAATGGAACTGTTAACCCCAAACGGGGCAGTTCTGGATAAGGCAGAGCAGCGTATTGGCTTTAAGGAGACACTAATTGACGGAGATACATTCTATCTTAACGGTGTTGCCATAAAAGTAAACGCAACGAACTCACACATGCAGGATGCCGATTTAGGCCACGCGATGACCGAGGATATTATCAGAAAGGATTTCCAAATACTGAAACAATTCAATTTTAACGCGGTTCGTATTTCTCATTATCCTCCTGTGAATAAATACCTTGAGTTGGCTGACGAATATGGGCTTTACATCATCGACGAAGCAGGTGTGGAAGCACATGCTACTGAAAATGTTTGTAATATGCCCGAATTCACGGATATGTACCGCGAGCGTGTACGCCAAATGGTATTGCGAGACCGAAACTATCCCTGCATTTTGTTTTGGAGCGCCGGAAACGAAAGTGGTGAAGGGAAGAACATTACAGAGGTTATTAAGGAAGGAAAGAAATATGACCATACCCGTTACTGGATGTATGGAGGAAACGCATTCTCTCACCCTGCCGAAGAAATTATCGGCCCGCGTTATCCCAGCCCATTGGAACTGGATATGCGCGTTGGGCTTGGTCTTAATGAGACCGATATCCGCCCCTCATTTATGGATGAATACCTTTCTGTAGCGGGCAACGCAGGTAGCGGACTGGAGGATTACTGGAATGTAATTGAATCCTATTCCAGAACTATGGGGGGGGCTATTTGGGATTTTGTGAGTCCGGGGCTTACCCAACAAATCCGTCAACTGGAAGACCGGTCTCCCAATAAGGTGCCTACTCATTTAATGGGCAACAACATTAAGTTGGTACAAGGTAAAACAGGAAAAGCTGTCAACCTGAACGGCCACGACCAATGGGTTGAAATATACAGGGACAATGCTTTGGAAATCAGAGGAAACAAACTAACTATTACCGTTGATGTTTTTCCAAGAAAATTGAATGCCGGCGGTGGACAAATTATTACGAAAGGTTCAAACCAATTTGGAATTGTTCAAAGAGGAGTGGATTCTTTGGAGTTCTACATCTCAACCAATGCAAGTCCGCAAAAAAAAGACGGTTTTCAAGGTTTTGGTGAAGCTGGCCATTCCGGTGGAAAATATACACTGCGCACGAGCTTACCCGATAACTGGGAAAACAACTGGCACCAAATAACCGCAATTTACGACGGGCAGGAAATGTCAATTTTTATAGATGGAAATAAAAAGGGGGCCAGGCCTGCAAGTGGAAAAATTTTGAATTTCCCATTTACAATCAGCTTAGGACGAGACTCTGAGATTGACGGAGCAGAAACACCCACTTACATGTGCGATGCGATGCTTGATAATGTTGGAATTTTTTCCGATGCAGTGCTACCGGGTAACTTCGATCCTGAAAAAGCAGCTATTTGGCTCGACTTCAAGAAAGAAACAAACAAAGGTACGTTCCTGAGTTATGGCGCCGGCGCCCGAAATTATGGAAGTATCTGGGGCAACAGGGAAATTCAACCGGAAATGTGGGAAATGAAGAAAGTGGGACAACCAATAGTCACCACTTTGCTGGATGCTGAAACCGGAATGGTAAAAGTATGGAACCGGAATCATTTCACTGATGCATCGCAATATAAAACACGATGGTTTCTTGAAGCAGATGGAGATGTTTTACAAGAAGGGGTTTTAGACCTCCAACTTGCTCCCCGCGAAAAAAAGGCATTGAAAATTCCCTATACAAAACCACTGTTAAAAGAGGGTGCTGAATACCGGATAACAGTAAGTACTTCATTAAAAGAGGATAAGTTGTGGGCAAAAGCCGGATACGAAGTAGCATGGGATCAGTTGGAACTTCCCTGGAAAAGGAATGTTCAGACAGAAAAACAGGGTTCTGCAAAAGCCGCTTATTCAGAATCTGCCAACGAAGTGAAAGTTACGGGCAAAGGCTTTGAATATACTTTTGATAAAAGCATGGGAGCTTTATCTTCGATTGTTGTTGATGGAAAAGAGATGCTGAAATCTCCATTGTTGGTGAGTGTTTGGAGAGCGCCAATGGCTAATGATTTGGATAGCTGGGGAGCAAATACAGCACGTTCATCAAACTGGAAAGAAGGTTATAATACATACATAGCCACCGAGTTTTATTCGACAGGAATTGATAAAACAACAAATTATCCTGTTTACACCGATGTATTTGAAGCAGATGGGAAAGTATACTTAAAAATAAGGCAAATTACAATTTTTGGAGAAAGGTCTGAAGGTCAGTTGGATAAATATATTTTTGGTGTTCAATATAGCGGTATCGAAAACATTTATAATTATACCATTGACGGTGCAGGAGCGATCACGATACACCATGTTGCAAAACCGCAAGGCAGAGCGCCAATCTACTTTCCCCGCTTTGGGTTGTCATTTGCGCTCGATCAAAACCTTCATAACGTAGAGTGGTACGGACGTGGGCCCCAGGAAAACTACCCGGGAAGAAAAAGCGGTTATAAAGTTGGTATTTATAAATCAACGGTTGATGATATGTATGTACCATACTTGAAGCCGGGAGACTATGGGTTGCGAACCGATAACCGTTGGGTGAAAATGCTTGACAACGAAGGTAGAGGACTCCAATTTAAAGTGAACGAGTTGTTTAATTTTAATGCGTATCCGTATTCAACTGATAATTTAACAAAGTCTATATACACTTATCAGTTGCAAAAAATGGATGGCATAACCTTTAATCTGGATTATGCTACAAGTGGAACCGGGTGTTCTGCCCGTGGCGTTTTTCCGGCTTACAGGGTCTATCCAACAATGTATGAACGGGAGGTAACAATTTTACCACTGATTATGAATGGTGATAACTAA
- a CDS encoding glycosyl hydrolase, producing MKDSNKLSINTGIKKAKELLLFCVLFVLVAHPVFGQSINEPKKEWLYYFDFDATQFSSPKTEFYPFARWWWPGNDVNEEELRREIRLFAENGFGGVEIQTLRNRLPFDQESFSRVLTWDTPGYYENVRAVMDEARRKGITVDMTNGSGWPTGGAYLSPGESFVNLLFTSVDISGSKRIVTALPLISNNTGVASKLEAVVAVKTLPKNEVDSVKTISLDPTSTQIITNYVTSDTLIWDVPEGNWKVIAFWSKPNSLYGSNTTGTPSQGPVLNLFDSTAVVKSYNYLFGQRTGLEEYYGNPLRAIFTDSYEFTVDRHYSSDFIPYFKKKRGYDPVPWLPANMQEKYNYVDFMNPHKEPDFSFGTEDWRLRHDYDLTLSELLEEHFIKTSSDWTRGKGLLFRTQAYGMRLDMIALAGNASIPETETMGRGEAGLKIQSSGAHLYNRPVVSCESAVYINRSYMTTPQKLKLIVDKLFAAGINQIIYHGVPYRYITPKTIDEGWYPFGNKFSSNLGEGNIFWKYQKEINEYVGRTQYALRSGRPQADALIYLPFSRQHIPFNPEELLKDGYFEGVENPLPEGEGTHFTKEEMAWAKVFYPFINQLEAKGFTWDWINDESIQEATLDKNKQINIRGNHYQALILIDEPVIELKTARKINVLAKDGMNFLAIGNLPDKQPSFLNWEVNDKETQQQMVAAVNGANAMHVQTTDVGNWFQSLSQAIQFNHEYPFFSQVQREMKDGSRIHFVWNESDKWQPISLTPDKRFKSAYWMNAENGTITKVNKLKNVSYIIPPYSSVILYAGTGEKINSDLLSITEPIEYGAEKVLEIDNWAIKNDTVMVEDSPLFDWRNNPRLKYSSHEAVYQSSFHLDKINHKAEYFIDLGEVFYTAEIIVNGQPAGQRLFAPYSFNISDLLHEGENTIKVTVTPGQLNGFIGKGLDGNNLYHDYKNSEPLAAGLLGPVVVYQK from the coding sequence ATGAAAGATTCAAATAAACTCAGTATCAACACCGGAATAAAAAAAGCGAAGGAATTATTACTATTCTGTGTGCTTTTTGTTTTGGTTGCTCATCCTGTTTTCGGACAATCAATAAATGAACCGAAAAAAGAATGGCTCTATTATTTCGACTTTGATGCCACACAATTCAGTTCACCGAAAACTGAATTTTACCCTTTTGCCCGTTGGTGGTGGCCAGGTAACGATGTTAATGAAGAAGAGCTGCGCCGTGAAATACGCTTGTTTGCAGAAAACGGTTTTGGAGGTGTCGAGATTCAGACCTTGAGGAACCGGCTTCCGTTTGATCAGGAATCTTTTAGTCGGGTTTTGACCTGGGACACTCCGGGATATTACGAGAATGTCCGTGCGGTTATGGACGAAGCACGGCGAAAAGGTATTACAGTTGACATGACCAACGGTAGTGGATGGCCAACCGGAGGGGCATATCTTTCGCCCGGGGAAAGTTTTGTTAACCTGTTATTTACTTCGGTGGACATCAGTGGGAGTAAGCGGATTGTTACGGCTTTGCCTTTAATTAGTAACAATACAGGCGTTGCGTCCAAACTTGAAGCAGTAGTGGCAGTGAAAACGCTACCCAAAAATGAAGTGGACAGCGTTAAAACAATTAGCTTAGACCCTACTTCAACACAAATTATTACCAATTACGTTACAAGTGATACCCTTATATGGGATGTCCCCGAGGGAAATTGGAAAGTTATTGCTTTTTGGAGTAAACCCAATAGCCTGTACGGGAGCAATACTACCGGTACGCCTTCGCAGGGTCCTGTATTAAATTTGTTTGATTCAACGGCAGTAGTTAAAAGCTACAACTATCTATTTGGCCAACGCACCGGATTGGAAGAATACTACGGAAATCCGTTACGAGCCATTTTTACCGATAGCTATGAGTTTACTGTTGACCGCCATTATTCGTCCGATTTTATTCCTTATTTCAAAAAGAAAAGGGGGTATGATCCTGTACCATGGCTTCCTGCCAATATGCAGGAGAAATACAATTATGTAGATTTTATGAACCCTCATAAGGAACCTGACTTTTCATTTGGCACCGAAGACTGGCGACTGAGGCACGATTATGATTTGACACTCAGTGAACTGTTAGAAGAACATTTTATTAAGACTAGTAGCGATTGGACCCGGGGAAAAGGTTTACTGTTCAGAACCCAAGCTTATGGTATGAGGCTGGATATGATTGCTTTAGCAGGGAACGCTTCGATTCCGGAAACAGAAACCATGGGCAGAGGAGAAGCCGGACTGAAAATACAAAGCTCGGGTGCGCATTTGTATAACCGGCCTGTTGTTTCCTGTGAATCGGCGGTTTATATAAACCGTTCGTATATGACCACCCCACAGAAATTAAAGTTAATTGTGGATAAGTTATTCGCTGCCGGTATTAATCAAATCATTTATCATGGGGTTCCTTATCGGTATATTACTCCGAAAACCATAGATGAAGGGTGGTATCCTTTTGGCAACAAGTTTTCATCGAATCTCGGCGAAGGAAATATTTTTTGGAAGTACCAGAAAGAGATTAATGAGTATGTGGGGCGAACCCAATATGCCCTGCGATCAGGCAGACCTCAGGCTGATGCGCTGATTTACCTTCCTTTTTCCCGCCAGCATATTCCTTTTAATCCGGAAGAATTGCTAAAGGATGGCTATTTCGAGGGTGTTGAGAATCCTTTGCCCGAAGGAGAAGGCACTCATTTTACAAAAGAAGAAATGGCATGGGCAAAAGTATTTTACCCATTTATTAATCAGTTGGAAGCAAAGGGCTTTACCTGGGATTGGATTAATGATGAGTCAATTCAGGAAGCGACTCTTGATAAAAATAAGCAAATCAATATTCGTGGAAATCATTATCAGGCACTTATACTGATAGACGAACCTGTTATTGAACTAAAAACGGCGCGGAAAATAAATGTATTGGCTAAGGATGGCATGAATTTTTTGGCTATTGGAAATCTTCCCGACAAACAGCCCTCATTTTTGAATTGGGAGGTGAATGATAAAGAAACACAACAGCAAATGGTTGCTGCAGTAAATGGTGCTAATGCAATGCATGTACAGACTACCGATGTTGGCAACTGGTTCCAAAGTCTTTCACAAGCCATTCAATTCAACCACGAATATCCGTTTTTTAGCCAGGTGCAGCGCGAAATGAAAGATGGAAGTCGTATCCATTTTGTTTGGAATGAGAGTGATAAGTGGCAGCCCATTTCGTTGACCCCGGATAAAAGATTTAAAAGTGCATATTGGATGAATGCTGAAAATGGTACGATTACAAAGGTTAATAAGTTGAAGAATGTTTCTTATATAATTCCTCCTTATAGCTCGGTTATACTTTATGCCGGAACCGGGGAAAAAATTAATTCAGATTTATTATCGATTACGGAGCCTATTGAATATGGAGCGGAAAAAGTTCTCGAAATTGACAATTGGGCAATAAAGAATGATACGGTTATGGTTGAAGACAGTCCGCTTTTTGATTGGAGAAACAACCCGCGATTAAAGTATTCGTCGCACGAAGCAGTATATCAATCAAGTTTTCATTTAGATAAAATAAACCACAAGGCTGAATATTTTATCGATTTGGGAGAGGTGTTTTATACAGCGGAAATAATTGTAAATGGTCAACCGGCAGGACAAAGATTGTTTGCGCCTTACAGTTTTAATATTAGTGATTTATTGCATGAAGGAGAGAATACGATTAAAGTAACGGTAACTCCCGGTCAGCTTAACGGGTTTATTGGTAAAGGTCTTGATGGGAATAATCTTTACCATGATTATAAAAATTCAGAGCCGCTTGCAGCAGGACTACTTGGTCCGGTTGTGGTATATCAGAAATAG